In a genomic window of Aestuariirhabdus haliotis:
- a CDS encoding F0F1 ATP synthase subunit B has protein sequence MNFNLTFIGQMIAFGVFVYLVMKYVWPPILAAMDERQKSIADGLSAAERASRDLDLAQKKAGQEMREAKQQAAELIDQANKRSSQIIDEAKEQARLEGERLLAAAQSEIEQEKNRVKEALRAEVAAIAVAGAEKILQTSIDENAHSEMLDKLAKEL, from the coding sequence GTGAACTTTAATTTAACGTTTATCGGCCAGATGATTGCGTTTGGCGTATTCGTTTACCTGGTAATGAAGTATGTTTGGCCGCCCATTCTGGCGGCAATGGACGAGCGTCAAAAGTCTATTGCTGATGGTCTGAGTGCTGCTGAGCGCGCTTCGCGAGATCTCGACCTGGCCCAGAAAAAAGCCGGTCAGGAGATGCGGGAAGCCAAGCAGCAAGCTGCTGAACTGATCGACCAGGCAAACAAACGCTCTAGCCAGATCATTGATGAGGCCAAAGAACAGGCCCGTTTAGAGGGTGAGCGATTGCTTGCTGCTGCACAGTCTGAGATTGAGCAGGAGAAGAATCGTGTCAAGGAAGCGCTTCGTGCGGAAGTAGCAGCGATTGCTGTTGCCGGTGCTGAGAAGATTCTGCAGACCTCTATCGACGAGAATGCTCACAGTGAGATGCTCGACAAACTCGCTAAAGAACTTTGA
- the atpE gene encoding F0F1 ATP synthase subunit C encodes MTEATALLVIASGILMGLGAVGAAIGVGILGSKFLEGGARQPELIPMLRTQFFIVMGLVDAVPMIGVGLGMYILFVLAG; translated from the coding sequence GTGACTGAAGCAACTGCTCTGTTGGTAATCGCAAGTGGCATCCTGATGGGTCTGGGCGCTGTAGGTGCGGCAATTGGTGTAGGTATCCTGGGTTCCAAGTTCCTGGAAGGTGGTGCACGCCAGCCAGAACTGATCCCAATGCTGCGTACTCAATTCTTCATCGTTATGGGTCTGGTTGACGCCGTTCCTATGATCGGTGTTGGTCTGGGTATGTACATCCTGTTCGTATTGGCTGGATAA